Genomic window (Oncorhynchus mykiss isolate Arlee unplaced genomic scaffold, USDA_OmykA_1.1 un_scaffold_831, whole genome shotgun sequence):
aataaacaatgatcaaccacagaaaagtattaatccgccagtctctgaattgtttattgcaagcaaaaatatataaccgtgagcttgcagttcctacaacttccacacgatgtcgccaataaCGTCATTTGTgctgacaaaaatcctttgtgtaatgatttgTCATTacactggcggattaatacttttctgtggttgatcattgtttattgcaagcaaaaatatataaccgtgagcttgcagttcctacaacttccacacgatgtagccaataacgtcatttgtttacaaaaacgtatttgtcattacacaaaggatttttgtcaacgaAAATGACGttattggcgacatcgtgtggaagttgtaggaactgcaagctcacggttatatatttttgcttgcaaatAAACAATGatcaaccacagaaaagtattaatccgccagtctctgaattgttgcaatagcatgtattttttttaccaaCACAAAAGGTCAAGTATAATtacctctgaatcagaggagtGGTCAGGGTGAGGAGAACTGTGTCGACCAGGGGCCTCAGGAGAGCTTCCGTCTTCAGGGGCGGTGGGACTGGATGGCCCAGACCTGGGTGCGTCAGCGGGTTCCCCTGACAGAGGTGCCGCCGAGCTGGAGGACGGGGCGCTCACACGAGGGACATGAGGGATGTGGACTGTCTGGtctacatcctcctcctgaaAGCCCTCGTCGAGCTGCTCGACAGCTGCTCTTCCGGAAGGTCAGGGTCCCCGCTGACATCCTGCAGCACTCTGCCAGTCTGCGAGTACAGGTACTCCACTCCGAGGAGTTCCCctataaaataaaaagcagagtAGAGAAGTGTTAATGGGATGTAATTAATGCAACTGATGTAAATGTTCATTCTCTTACTTGACTTAACTGTGTACTCGCTAGGCTTGGTGTAGTCCTTAACCTGTTCCTTGCCAAGCACCCTTTTGCTGCTAAGGTTAAGgatgcttgcaataaacaatgatcaaccacagaaaagtattaatccgccagtctctgaattgtttattgcaagcaaaaatatataaccgtgagcttgcagttcctacaacttccacacgatgtcgccaataaCGTCATTTGTgctgacaaaaatcctttgtgtaatgatttgTCATTacactggcggattaatacttttctgtggttgatcattgtttattgcaagcaaaaatatataaccgtgagcttgcagttcctacaacttccacacgatgtagccaataacgtcatttgtttacaaaaacgtatttgtcattacacaaaggatttttgtcaacgaAAATGACGttattggcgacatcgtgtggaagttgtaggaactgcaagctcacggttatatatttttgcttgcaaatAAACAATGatcaaccacagaaaagtattaatccgccagtctctgaattgttgcaatagcatgtattttttttaccaaCACAAAAGGTCAAGTATAATtacctctgaatcagaggagtGGTCAGGGTGAGGAGAACTGTGTCGACCAGGGGCCTCAGGAGAGCTTCCGTCTTCAGGGGCGGTGGGACTGGATGGCCCAGACCTGGGTGCGTCAGCGGGTTCCCCTGACAGAGGTGCCGCCGAGCTGGAGGACGGGGCGCTCACACGAGGGACATGAGGGATGTGGACTGTCTGGtctacatcctcctcctgaaAGCCCTCGTCGAGCTGCTCGACAGCTGCTCTTCCGGAAGGTCAGGGTCCCCGCTGACATCCTGCAGCACTCTGCCAGTCTGCGAGTACAGGTACTCCACTCCGAGGAGTTCCCctataaaataaaaagcagagtAGAGAAGTGTTAATGGGATGTAATTAATGCAACTGATGTAAATGTTCATTCTCTTACTTGACTTAACTGTGTACTCGCTAGGCTTGGTGTAGTCCTTAACCTGTTCCTTGCCAAGCACCCTTTTGCTGCTAAGGTTAAGgatgcttgcaataaacaatgatcaaccacagaaaagtattaatccgccagtctctgaattgtttattgcaagcaaaaatatataaccgtgagcttgcagttcctacaacttccacacgatgtcgccaataaCGTCATTTGTgctgacaaaaatcctttgtgtaatgatttgTCATTacactggcggattaatacttttctgtggttgatcattgtttattgcaagcaaaaatatataaccgtgagcttgcagttcctacaacttccacacgatgtagccaataacgtcatttgtttacaaaaacgtatttgtcattacacaaaggatttttgtcaacgaAAATGACGttattggcgacatcgtgtggaagttgtaggaactgcaagctcacggttatatatttttgcttgcaaatAAACAATGatcaaccacagaaaagtattaatccgccagtctctgaattgttgcaatagcatgtattttttttaccaaCACAAAAGGTCAAGTATAATtacctctgaatcagaggagtGGTCAGGGTGAGGAGAACTGTGTCGACCAGGGGCCTCAGGAGAGCTTCCGTCTTCAGGGGCGGTGGGACTGGATGGCCCAGACCTGGGTGCGTCAGCGGGTTCCCCTGACAGAGGTGCCGCCGAGCTGGAGGACGGGGCGCTCACACGAGGGACATGAGGGATGTGGACTGTCTGGtctacatcctcctcctgaaAGCCCTCGTCGAGCTGCTCGACAGCTGCTCTTCCGGAAGGTCAGGGTCCCCGCTGACATCCTGCAGCACTCTGCCAGTCTGCGAGTACAGGTACTCCACTCCGAGGAGTTCCCctataaaataaaaagcagagtAGAGAAGTGTTAATGGGATGTAATTAATGCAACTGATGTAAATGTTCATTCTCTTACTTGACTTAACTGTGTACTCGCTAGGCTTGGTGTAGTCCTTAACCTGTTCCTTGCCAAGCACCCTTTTGCTGCTAAGGTTAAGgatgcttgcaataaacaatgatcaaccacagaaaagtattaatccgccagtctctgaattgtttattgcaagcaaaaatatataaccgtgagcttgcagttcctacaacttccacacgatgtcgccaataaCGTCATTTGTgctgacaaaaatcctttgtgtaatgatttgTCATTacactggcggattaatacttttctgtggttgatcattgtttattgcaagcaaaaatatataaccgtgagcttgcagttcctacaacttccacacgatgtagccaataacgtcatttgtttacaaaaacgtatttgtcattacacaaaggatttttgtcaacgaAAATGACGttattggcgacatcgtgtggaagttgtaggaactgcaagctcacggttatatatttttgcttgcaaatAAACAATGatcaaccacagaaaagtattaatccgccagtctctgaattgttgcaatagcatgtattttttttaccaaCACAAAAGGTCAAGTATAATtacctctgaatcagaggagtGGTCAGGGTGAGGAGAACTGTGTCGACCAGGGGCCTCAGGAGAGCTTCCGTCTTCAGGGGCGGTGGGACTGGATGGCCCAGACCTGGGTGCGTCAGCGGGTTCCCCTGACAGAGGTGCCGCCGAGCTGGAGGACGGGGCGCTCACACGAGGGACATGAGGGATGTGGACTGTCTGGtctacatcctcctcctgaaAGCCCTCGTCGAGCTGCTCGACAGCTGCTCTTCCGGAAGGTCAGGGTCCCCGCTGACATCCTGCAGCACTCTGCCAGTCTGCGAGTACAGGTACTCCACTCCGAGGAGTTCCCctataaaataaaaagcagagtAGAGAAGTGTTAATGGGATGTAATTAATGCAACTGATGTAAATGTTCATTCTCTTACTTGACTTACCTGTGTACTCGCTAGGCTTGGTGTAGTCCTTAACCTGTTCCTTGCCAAGCACCCTTTTGCTGCTAAGGTTAAGGATGTGCTGCAGGTAGCCACTGTAGGAGAGCAGGGGCTTCCTGTTCTTCCCCTCCACTGCTGCCTGCGCACGGTCCTTGTTCCACCTCATCAGTCCATCCAACAGGAATGCCTGGAAATGCATTGCATTTGCCCTGGTACCTGAGAGAACAATGCACGATTAGAGTGGGAGAGCTGTTGCTGTTAACATTAAACAATAAGCATTACTTTAAGCTCCACAATGACAATTACCTGGGATGAACCGGTTGAGGTGGAGATGGAATGACTCCAAGGATGTGGAGCCCCGTGCGCAGCGATAAACCGGCAACATCACGCCGCCCTTGGTGATTTTGCCGGTCTCGGTGTACAGCTGTACACCGGGTGGGTCCTGTATGCAGTGGAGGTGGCGCCTCTGCTCTTTCCAGATCGCCTGGATGCGGATGGAGTCCAGCAACGGGATGCCCAGGGTGTCGACCCCCTT
Coding sequences:
- the LOC118963011 gene encoding uncharacterized protein LOC118963011 — protein: MRRFASGVTSESHQLYGPFMRQLSACIFEWDAGEARDGHRGRGFEEDRQEGDCCRRRTRGAAETEVLLLETFNSEKGVDTLGIPLLDSIRIQAIWKEQRRHLHCIQDPPGVQLYTETGKITKGGVMLPVYRCARGSTSLESFHLHLNRFIPGTRANAMHFQAFLLDGLMRWNKDRAQAAVEGKNRKPLLSYSGYLQHILNLSSKRVLGKEQVKDYTKPSEYTGKSRELLGVEYLYSQTGRVLQDVSGDPDLPEEQLSSSSTRAFRRRM